A segment of the Necator americanus strain Aroian chromosome IV, whole genome shotgun sequence genome:
TGGCGCATTCTGACGTACCTcacagaaattaaataaatttttcaggacgattagagggGATTGAGCGGGCAGCGGTCATACTCATAATGTATACCTCCGAACACTTTGCTCACAGAGACCCCAAcgtcgtcagtttcgtgatacgctgccttttaagtaaaattaaattatctTTTCCTGATAATTTTCCGCCGCAAGATTTTGTAACAGCAGCTATGACAATAGTTTTAATTACGTATAAAATGAGGAACCGTCTCCTTTGGTTTCTTccaatcaaaagaaaaaattattttattaagtcccagttttttttttcaatttgcgtctcattaatttaaattacACTCACAACTTATTGTAGTGCATGAACTtaaaattagttaattaattgattgaatcaataattaattaatgcaGAACTGGGACAAATCCAGAGGATTGATGTGTGCAAGAACGGTGtttcttttagaaaagaacgttgttgtttttctcttatcgcactaaaaaaaggaattttattttcaaagcaaTTAAATATCTTGTtcttcaacgttttttttttttagaaaaaaccaaaagtatagtaattctagaaaaatagaaataaactaCGACCAGATACCTAGCCGATGTTTcattaataaaaagaaaattattaaataaattgaatggaatgaaaagttgaattaaaattaagatttaattagttaaattaaaatgatgaaaaactaAGATATCTCTTTCTTATTGGATTCACCctgtttattatatattttataaaataaacgtTTTTGATATTTCACCGCCTACACTTTTCATTTGATGAGAATTCAATCCTTTCTCATCCTGATGTCACCGGAACCGAATAATGCATGGTTTGCAAACAATCCGatagtttttctcttgttctttAAATAGCTCTTTCAAGCTCGAATTATAGACTTCCTTTGTCGCAAAATTGCGtgaatttatatatttttcttcatttttattatattgttatttatttatatttttacacGTACTCGAATTAATTAAAACTATTGTCATAGTTGCTGTTGCAAAATTCTTtcacgacttttttttcgaagatggttttttttcggtaaagGGTGTTTTCTACAGTATGACAGATGCGCATGTCACGTATAGTAATGCCACACACAGACATAATGGGGTTTCGTAGAGGATGAGGATCGTGAGTGTCTTTTAACCATAAATAATATGACACGCTATGTCAGATTCATACCCTCCTGTTGCATTAAACATTTTGTTGAacaagaaatttagaaaaaatactttttgaaaaatcaataaaaataacttcttGTACATTACTCACGTACATACTGTTTATATACGTTATGTCTCATTATTATAACATCATTATATAATTCTTGGTTGGTGTAGGGTAGTCCgaaagaggttcggctgtggctacacgatcgatcgatggttcgaagtcGGCTCGGTGCCAACTAAGCTGTTCACCCCTCCAGGGTCAATAAATTAGTAcgagacttgtctgtgaggataaaaacatcgaTTTGATACACTGGCTAGGCCCCGCAGGTAATTGTATACGGTAGACCCGAATCCGAgttaacctcaaacaattctgagatgaagtgaacgcgttggagcatcctaagcggattgattaaccccggacactttatcctttcatcctttaaTAAACTTTTAcgtttatttacatatttcagGAGAAATCTTAAACCTCTCTTCTTCACGAAACGAAATGTACACGAAACGGACAAGAGCAGCTAGCTACGTGTTTCGTTGTGCTTCATTGTTTTTAATGGTTGAATCTAGGATTTCGCCGTATCCGCTTGTGACAGAACCTTTTAACTTTACTTTTCGTTCCACGGACGTTTTTTTCAGTCCATGTCTGAAAAATTTTTCGTCATTTGTGTTGACTCTGCTGCACTCCTCTCTCTGTAAAGCATTTCATTCAAAGCATCTTATCCTCTTGCTTGCAAGGTTTTCCCGAAACACTCATGTACACGTTAGAATTTTAATGACATTGTGACGATAGTGCATAAATGAGAACATTTCCGTTCACTTTTATTCTTGATGCAATCCGATCCAACAACAgataatggaaatttttcagagagCTGGGTGATGCGAATAGATGGTATGCAAGCGGTCCGGTCAGCACGTTTCAGTCAATCGGTGAgttagaatttcatttttaattgtctttctcgaaattttggaaaacccCCTTGTTAATTGGCAGGTGACTgacgcaaaaaataaaactatgagTAAGCATGAGTGATATGAGTGATAACTAtgagtgaaaatttctgaatttatgGATTATTTAGCTTTTAGACGGGTCTAGGCACAAAATCTATAGCATTTGGGAGTTAGTTTTCGTGAGAACTAGATCCTGATTGCAAAAAATCTTCCCTTGAATCATCTATTCGTACAAAGACGGAAGTATATACGGTACATTTTTTCCGCAGGGAAAATAatctattttaaattaaatgaaaaaagagcaactACCTCTCTACAATTCTCTTGGTAAAATTTCTGTTTAATTTCTGACTTTAATTTcgaattgaattaaattttgatttcttttctattcataaatttgtcaattttcaagcttcaaatttgaatttctcgTTTGTTTTCGGCTCGAAGCAACTACTTTTACATTCatatctttctcttcttcatttcattcattcatgtttttttttcaattatttcggTAATCCAACTTCTCTCTAAACTGAACTCTCCTAACTGTTCTGTAAGTTTAGTGCTTCTAAAGTTTTGGCTTAGCTCCAATTTTCATTCTCACCCATCTTTAGATATTCTAATGAGGTTCTCACCTAACGATTTAGGAAACTGGGATCGTTTTAAGGAATGTCTAGGTTTGACACATTCTTCTTCATTGCTGGTATGATTCTGATCTCTCTACGATCATAGAATTAGTAGATCATAGAATGAAATCAATCAACCAATCCAGTTTACAATCATAATCTTCTTCCTGGGATTTAACACCAAAAGATTTTACCCATTCAACTTCGCTTATCTTGGATAAAAACGTTCtcggataaaaacaatgattcTGTCCCGAAAATACTTTCATCCACGTCATAAAAAGCCGGCGTCAAATATCTGAATGTTGTTTTCGGATTATACGAAATAGAATTCTTCAAAACGGCATAAAACAGATGTCTAAGGATAATATTGAGCATTGTGTTTCTTCAAGTATgagctctttttcttcgtttgtaATTATGGAGAAAGAGAAATGGAAATTCTACGGATTCCGTCTGCTTCATGAATTCATGCGAAGATTTGATCTATGATATACCACTATAAAAACAGATTTATACGTTTTGACATTTATTCCATAAAGAAATATGGTTAATTCACATGATAGAATGTTGTAGTTGGGTTAAAACGACGTCAAGctcggtgcggttgcgtaagcggctgcgcccaAGGCGgaacggtggagcgtagcggttaggatcgtggtgggacctttgCCACAACTGATCGCTTCAGTTTGCGAAGGTCTCATCTCGGTGCCAGCCGCTGGCTCCACCGCGCTTCGACCGCAACtgcatacgcaactgcactgtgcacCAACTTTCTAGAAAAACTTAGCTATGAGAAAGAATATTGTTAAAATAAGTAGAAAGCACCTTTCTGGTGAGTCGAGAGATTTCATTTACATTTACCGTTCTggaattaagaaagaaaatgaaaatggatgATCTGGTTCTCTTCCTATATTGAGATTTCTTTCCGTGACGacttttccattttaaaatttttctagaaatatttgatttaaatCAATTATGGTGGTTTGTCTTCGATTCCAGAGTTGTTACCTGCCTTACGATTGCCGACAACGGGCTCTCGTCCTGCATTTGCTGTTcttgttattatttcttcCGGCCGCTCATTCGCTGACCTACTTTGTGGGAagtgagtttcttttttttgtcacaaaATTTCATACAGTGTCAGGTACTAATAGGAATGGATTTTTtgtcgaaaaagaaatcttccaacTCTTTTTTCAGGTTCACATTTATTGACACTTAGCGCTATGTTTAGACCTTTCTAAATATTACTGAAACCGGAATATCTaccatattttcaaaaaagttcaaaaaattgttcgTAGTCCTTTTAAagatttgaaggattttcaAGGATAGGAGAAATTAAGAGCTAACAATCGAATGAATATCTTGCGTATTCCAGCCATACtagaaatatccagaaattccCCCACTGCTACAGTTCTCAACGTAACAAGAGTTAGAAATTAAACAATGGTTTGAACCTTTCGAGGATATCTCAAAGCTAACATCTTCCTCGTTTCattaaaaatcacaaaaacgaTTCCTTTTATGTTTATATCTAGTTTTCAGGTGCTCCAGTTAGTTTACAACAGCAGCTGCATATAACTGAAATACTCTGTCtctgcatatttttcttctcatacttttgatttttctgccACGAACTTCAGAAGCTGACAGAAGCTTCAGTGCGCGAAAAACATCCAAAGTGGCACTGATGCATGGTAACAAGAGACTCCGCATGGCTAGGACGATGCGAGAATTCCCGGAGGACCTTAGCTGAACGAGCGTGCAACACTTTCCCTATAACCCTGACCTTGTTCCATTCTATTTCTACCAGCCCCTAAAGCAGCATCAGCGccgaaaaaaactagaattttaactattcaaatttcttcccaaAAGTGACAGGGAAGATTTGCAAAGACCCGATGAAATAGTACAGAATTTCACACTTACCTTTTCCCACACTCAAGGCTGTCAGATCTGAGTTGGGTTGCTTTATAAGCGCATCATAACAtccagattttaaaaaatgcagaTCCCGTTCACGGACCGCTTTTATGACCCTATGACCAAGTTCGTTTCAGCTTCCGGTAACCAAATGGGGAGAAGCACAGGACAAGAAGAACCGTTTCTTTCAAAAGATGACAAACAAACGATTGTAATGTTCTGTCGTGCCGCTTTGTCGAATCCACTCAACGTGCGTTTCGCTCCATTGCCGAGGAGATTTTTGCCGCTCAGGCGTAATAAACATTTCGAGCAGCACAGCATATTTCAGCGTGAGAAGTTTAAGGATCCAGTGGAGCTGCGACGGATTTGCGGAACATTAATCCGAGAATTTAAGAGGCAACGAGATTTCGAGAGAGACAAACGCATTGGTTTCTAAGGTGTGTGATCTATGTAGGTTAATGTGTGTCTGATTGTGTCGTACCGCTTACGCTCATATACCGTTCCTATAACCTGGTCATTTATGTCCatctaaacattttttttaaaggttccACTCCTCCTGTTGAGCTTCAGTGATGATGGATGCAACATTCCAGGCCCTGCTCTTATTCACGCTATATACATTAGTCGATAGCTCCACCTTCgattgaatgaataaataatattttctgtttgtgttttttccatttatgtaaacaaaagaaagaaaacaaaaaggggGAGAAACTACCACAATGCTGGAATTAATACGATGTTTCCCATAGTTCATAAGATCTTCATCTACTgtataaaaagacaaaaaaaagtgaaatttcaacttttgatTTCTTAAAAAGTGCTTCTCAGTGACAAATGACTGCGGCAACTGTGCATAACGTAAATGAAGTGAATATTGGTcttaaatagtaaaataatgtCGGAGTTTTCCCCAGAACTTTGCGCTCGCATTCCCGTTGTTT
Coding sequences within it:
- a CDS encoding hypothetical protein (NECATOR_CHRIV.G13894.T2) gives rise to the protein MQSDPTTDNGNFSESWVMRIDGMQAVRSARFSQSSCYLPYDCRQRALVLHLLFLLLFLPAAHSLTYFVGTSGNQMGRSTGQEEPFLSKDDKQTIVMFCRAALSNPLNREKGNEISRETNALVSKVPLLLLSFSDDGCNIPGPALIHAIYISR
- a CDS encoding hypothetical protein (NECATOR_CHRIV.G13894.T1), translated to MRIDGMQAVRSARFSQSSCYLPYDCRQRALVLHLLFLLLFLPAAHSLTYFVGTSGNQMGRSTGQEEPFLSKDDKQTIVMFCRAALSNPLNREKFKDPVELRRICGTLIREFKRQRDFERDKRIGSTPPVELQ